gATTGTTTTCACGTGAGAAATCCAGCTGCAGGGAGCAATCATTTATCACCTCTAGTTGTTATTTTCGGTGTCAAATTTAGAGGCTAATTGAAGTATGTGTGCAACATTGCGGAGAGAAAATGTTTCTACTCCGTCCTGCCTCCAGATAAGTGAATGTTTGTACCTCATATCCAAAAGTGAAGGCCATGATGGTGATAAGAAAGCCGAAAAAGGCCTCCAGCTTCCTTAGGCCTGCGGGGACAGAAATAaggatgttttatttgttgtggttgtttcGTTATATTTCCCTGTTTAAAGTACCACCACAACCTACCATACTTGTCtaagaagaggaagacgaaCGTGTcgatgatggtgatgaggaCACCGCCCCATAAGGGGATCctatgggacacacacacacacacacaacattttcctGATTATACATAACTAACAcgatcaactgaaatatttccAATTCAGGGCTTTTGTTGGTTTTAGTATTTAACGGTGTGGTGTTAGTACAAGTTACGGATCTGAGTGCTTAATGGGCCAAAGTCCAGCGGCCTATAAATGGATGCAGCGTCCGTTCACATTACctgccggaggagaggaggttgaAAGCGATGGCGCAGCCGATGACCTCCTGCATGTCTGAGCCGATAATCGCGAGCTCCACCATCAACCACAGGATGATCCGAGGTACCTGGACCAACCACACAGCGCcgattatttataaaaaaaacaccaatatccaaaatatattaaaaaaatataaatgaagaATTTAACATCTGAGCTCCAAAAGACAATTCATTGTGAATGAATGTAGCTGATGAGACATCTGTGTCACATGTTTCCAAAAAGTTCAAGTGAAAAAGTGAAAGCTCTTGAATTTGATCAGCagctaaataattaaaaaaatatattgtggaagcaaagaggaaaaagaaaacatagaaATGAAATGGTTTAAAGAACACAAATTATTTCCGTGCATTATTCACAGCTTTAAACTTGCTCCAGTTTATGTACACAAACACTGATTGTTTAGCAGTGTCTCACGTCCTCTAAACACGGGAACGTCTCACTGCAGTTGGACAGACGCTAACATGTTGCTCCTCTCATGCTCCTCTCATGCAATGGTTTCTCACGCAGCTCTTAAAATCTAGAAGAATCCCAGTAGTTGACTCCAGAGAACAAAAAGGTCTGGTCACACGTCTTTGTGTAACGGTTCCACTTCGGGAAGAAGAGGCCTTTTACCTCACGCTCACATTTGGCGTCAAGTGAACATTTTGCTCATATAATCCCCCAAAATGACAGCTACTGTAAGAACTTGGTTCAGTTCTGTTTACGGTGTGAAGCAGTTACATCAAACATGCACTAATTCTGCTCGGCCCCTCGGTCACATCATTCCTGCACTGCTGCTGATTGATTCAAACAAATGAACGCAATGGCTGTGGCTGAGGTTGCTGATATCTCACCGCGTGGTACTGGCGGTTGCAGACTTCTGCCAGGTGCATCCCGGTGACGACGCCGAGCCGAGCCGCCagccgctgcagcagcaggccgaCGATGGTCGCCGTCAACAGCACCCAGAGgagctgaggagaggagaggagaggagaggagaggagaggagaggagaggagaggagaggagaggagaggagaggagaggagaggagaggagagagccgGGCGTCAGGGAGTCGGGCGCAAATTTGAAGACAAAGTAATCGCAGACGGCAGGACGAGACAAAGTTTCTCTGTGGTGGTGTGGTTTTAAAGGAGCCTCGTAAGCCAACTGAAAGGAGAGCGAAAGAGAAGAAGGGACGCAGCTGTTGTCGTGATGTGTATGTATTACTCAACTGGGGGACAACTAGACGACCTACGTGGAGAGGTCAGAGTCTTTGTGCATCCGCCCAATAATTAACTTTCATGCACATTCCCCAACTTGAACTGTGCAGGTTTGTACAATGTAATGTACATGTGATTTGcaatttcacatttcacataaacacaccaGGTATTATCTGGGACAGTTTTCTTTCCTTGTTGTTATGCGAACCAGATCTCGACATTTAAGTGCTTCTCTAACACAAGCGAGTGACGTTTTTGGTCATATTTTGCAGCCTTGAATGGGAAACTCGACGGTCAGGTCACTTCACTTTTAAAGCTTCTGCGACTTCAGGAAAGGgtttaaaaagacattaaacCTTAGCCCTAACCTGCAGTACCGTGACCCGTCCTTCAGTATGCGTTATTGTTAGCATAGCTTACAATGACTGAATGGGGGCCATATACAAATAGCCTGATTGGGAGGTTAGCCAgtaataaagaataaataaaggaaacagGTAACGGGTGATGACAAAGAAGTTGACTAACGAGTTCTTGTAATTGTAACTCCGGGCCCCCTTATTGACGGACATTCCTGTTCACTCCGTCACAACAGAGCCAACACAGCAGCGAGGGGCCGGTTGTTCTGGTCCAAGCATTACTTCAGTTACCTTAAAGCCAGCTTTAGCACCAGACTGCAGGTCAGACTCGATGTTACCTGGGTCCAGGTAGGCTATGCTCATCAGGAACCCCGGCCCAGTGAAGGCCCACAGCTTACGGACACTGAAGCCCCTCTGGAGGACACAGACATACGGGGCGCAAACATGACATCTTTACACACTATACTCCATGCTGATGGTTTTCAACCCAACCAAGACAAACCCGAGGTCTACGCTGCAGATAAGCATTTGACTTTACATGCAGACATTCTCCTGGGGATTACCTCACTGCTCTCCTCGGGGACAGGGACCCTCTGTTCGAAGTAAGTACTCGCAACGGGGTCATTACTGTGATtctggaggaagaaggaagggccggggactctgtgtgtgtgtgtggtccggATCaccgccctctcctcctccgccacgcTGTCGGCTGAAATGTGAAAGAAAACGTGGAGGAATGATAAgaacaggtcccccccccccccccccccccgcaagcaCTCGTTTGTAATGTACATTAAAACATTGCAAATTGTCAAGAAGCTGTCTCTGTTCATTAGACTGACAGACGGGCAACGGTAAAAAACGACAAATTCTGTGCTAATTCATCCAgtactatatatgtatatacataccatatatatacatatatactgtgaTGCGTCACTTGGAGCCaccttacacacaaacacacaaaaaacaggcaTTGTCTCCAAAACAAACATCTTCACCTTGTCCTCCAGTGGGTTCTGGCTTGTGATCCGTGGGAACACTGGGAGGCAGAGAGGCGATGTGGATGTTTTCAGGAACCGGGTCTCTGACTGGAAGCAAACGGGTAATTATACGGAGATTTTGAACATTTAGGTGATCGCAGCGCACACAAAACAAAGCCCTTCACACGCAGAGAACCATGaggaaaaagagcaaagaaTATAATTAGCGTTAGTAGCAGGCCTTCTTTGCAAAGTCATCATTTTGTCAGTAATCCCCTGCACAAAGGTAACTTGAGCAGGAAAACAGGTGTGGAGGAATGCacactttgaccccccccctgccccccgtTTGACAGACGGATGATTTGAATAAGAAAACCAGACCATGAAACACAGTGGCGGTAGGAATGTAGGTCACTAAGTCAATGAGAGACCCACCGTGTGCATGAGATTAATTCTCCCCCCAAACTGTACTAACAATTAAAAACTTGTTCAGACTACGTAAACTACGTATGTTTATCATCTTTATTTTCATCTATGTGTGTTGTTAATGCTATACTCCAGTACACTTAATACTATTTATGCCACATATTTATGTTTATACTGCATACTATATTTGATATATAAACTAAACAGTGTCTTACTTtaagttgttcattctgtataTATTATCCTGttgttgtaattttttttttaattaaactgcTAATGCTTCACTCCATGTTTATTCTATACATTGCAGTGTTGCATTACTGATTGTATTTGTGTCTAGATGCTAAACTGCTTTTTGTAAACATGAGGGGGGAATATGAGGGCATTTCCATATTATGGAGACCCTGGGGTAATTAATGGCGGAGCTGTTTAATGGGATTGCATTACATCCTTATAGGCGTCCCAAGTAGAGTGTCCTCTGTGCATCGATTAATCAAGAATAAGTAAAATAAGAGACCTTCTACAATCCCAGATTAGGGATACAATCTTAAACAATgtgcaataaaacacacagtcaAATATGGAGGAATTCTGTGAAACAGCATCTTCAGCAAATCACTGATCTGGTGAGAACTTTATGGTGGATGCTATGTTATAACGCCGAGGTCAATCGGAAGTGTTGTCACACTATAAATCATTCAGATATATCGAAGGTCACGTGAGGGGAAAGTCACGTCTCACGCAGTATTTGTTGAAAAGTAGAACAAGTGTGTTGGAGTgagggcacaaaaaaaaaaaactcaacacaaGTAAACGTCACGCATAGAAACGCAAAGGAAGGAGCATCAGCGGTAAAATCTATTTATAGAAATATGCAACAAAATGATATATCCacgtcatttttaatttaaatgaataattaaacatGTAGTAAGCAGCTGTTGGAAGTGGTGTTGTTAACTGATTTAAATACGTTTAACCTAAAagtcaaatgtatttgtgttattACACACAATAATTATGAGTAAATGCTACATTGCATGAGACGTCACTCAGTCTGACTCACCTGAACGCAGAAAGGACAGAAACTTCATCTTCTGCCACATTAACAGTGTCTTTACACCCTGTTCAAAAAAAAACGTCCGAAACAATAAACTCAACAAGCCGCTACATTCCGACTAAAGGACGCATTCTCCTCGTCGCGTCCTTGTGTCTCATTCTCACTGAGGTCTTCACGGAGACACGTTTGTGACACATCGCGCCCCCCCAACCGAATGGAGGGGGTGGATTTACCGGACAGGTGAGTGAGGGCGGGGCGGAGAAGGAACAACAAGGGAGGACAAAGTACTGCGAGACATTTCGCGCAAGAAACCGGTGTCCCGTTTCTGTCACGTGACAGGGTTGAGACAgtgccgtttctcaatacctaagacggcgagaacggactcgcgttcccgcgagaatagactcgggagacagactcgggagtcctgactcgcaggttcgggagaacggagaacggtcatttccgcaattggaacagcagctgacttgatgacgtcaccacgtcagctggtcttgctaatacgtttttattttagtttttgacttaaatattttactattcagtcagaaaattacattacgttacttaaaaaagtagtatttataaacttcgacataaagttgtgtttattttcctctgtcgttgttgcctgttgctgaggtgaaatgcattctgggatatatgtctctcacaagaacagacgagcctgcttcgatgcatgcccggtaaaatgggcggggcgagccacatccgggtattatgaccgttctcggccagatgcggacttgagaattggaacagtactcgggctgagactgatgacgtttcacgagtccacgagaacaaaagtccacacaagaacgcatattgagaaacggccaggGAAGCAGCCTGAGTTGACCCAGGAAACGAAACCCGCGGAAAGGATAcggattacaaaataaaacgcgcgtgtgtgcgcgtgtgagacACATAATACCTTTGACAGACTTTCATTCTACTTGAGTTCTAGGATTCTCGTTTTTTCTtattgttcattcattcaattcattttgaacATCACAAAATCagaaatgtgcccccccccccggtaacgGTCTAAAATATCTCGGGACATAAAACACCGGTTTCAaaagtttcaaaataaactaaagcAGATCGATAACTCACTTCATGATCAAAAGCCGCCCTTTAGATTAGACAAATGATAAATGAtaatattatttcatattattattgGTTGAATTATCTctcattttgtaaatatatgTTGATTCAACATAATTTAAATGATATTCCAGTTCtttatgaatatttttttgtttttctatttggaTGTTTGGCCTTCAAGTGATATATTTTCCATTAGGATACTGGATCAATTTATGATATACTCATATCATCATATGATACGTACATCATTTAAATCCCCTAACTGCATGACATCAAAGGCATTACAGCAAGGTTCCTATAGGCCAATATGCAGCTTGCTTTAATTACAAATCAAGAATGAAAGGATGTGTTTGACAGGTTTAGCTGTGATTTCCAGCCCGATCGGTCCTCAGGTATTTATAACACCCCCTAGCAGCATTTAGGggggtgttttgtttttcatgttctgcAGAGGAAAGAGATGGTGAGAACAGAGCAGAAAGAGCCACTGGGTGGAGACAAATACCGGCTCTCATTTCCTTTGTACTACTGGAACTCAAAAGTACATTTATGGTGATGGTATTGTAATTCATGGGATCTTCTGCTATTATATTTTGTAACACTCAATGATAAACCgcaccaaaaaaacatttttgcttaaaaaaaggacattactTGATGATCGAAGTATTTGCCAATGAATTCAATTGACTAATTCATTCCTTTACTGTTGGTTTCACCTGCAGTTAGGATACGTTATAGTCAGTTTgtgcaagtaaaataaatagctaTTGAAAATAAAGAATGTCCCATTGTGTTTactccaacaacaaaaaaatacaacagaTTGGGGCAAGCCATGCGCGCTTTCAGCTGCGGATGGAGTAAAGAAGAGGCGGAGGGAGACTGAGTAGTAAGAGATCATGTGATCCCCATGTTTAATCCAATAGTTTACTTATTATCAAATCTGAATCAGCACACAGCAGCAACAATCTGTATTTGAGCCGAAAGAGCTGTAACACACTGCCATTTGTCATGTCAACTAGAAGTTGGTGCAATGAAATCAGATGTTTctaaagtgtttattttgacaAGCACCATTGGAAATAGAGCAAATTTGTCATGTGCTTATGTTatgtgatgaaaaataaaatgatatacCCATGCAAAATTCCCCGTGTAATGTACATACGTATCTTTATTGCAGGAAGGTTAAGTGTCACTGAAATCTtactgatttctttttttattattttttattttctttctttctttttgttttttttacttgtaatGACTTATTATTCACCTCTGTGTTTGccctcatgtttgtttgtttgtttgtttgcttcagtTTTCGGTCTATTTCCCAGCATCGGTTGTCTTGTAGAAATTTTAAGATCATTATACATAGTTGTCTGGAAAGGTTTGGCATGTATGGAGTTACACGATTTCCTCTAAAATCATACATCCGTACAAAATCAAAgtgagtaaaaaacaaacaaaaaaaagaatagagacGAATCAAACCAAGAGGATCAAATCAAACAGAAATGTCTGTGCATCCTGATATATTGAACTGGAAAAAACGCTCTCACCATCTTGGATTCAGTTATAAAGCCTGTGTACACTTTCTTTCCTCCACACATTTCTAGGTCTTTTAATGCATCTGTATTTTCGGGTTGATTATTGAAAAGTAGCATCCGGGCCTCCTTTTTCTTGTACGAAACAGGAGGAAAAATCCTCAAGTGTCTGTTGATGTGGCGTCACCCGGCCCCCTCGCGGGTACCATCGGGGTCCCACGGGGGGTCGAGGATCCATCCCTCACACCGTGGTCACCCTCATCACCACCTCCCGGTTGCCGGCGGCGCCGATCCGGGGGTCGTTGGGCCTCAGTTGGCTCAGGATGTGCAAGATGGTGTATCCGCAGTGGTGGTTCAGAATAGTCCTTAACCTCCTGCTCTGTCGCCCGCCGCTGCTGCTCGCCAGGCCGTGAGGGTTGCCGCGGGAGTTGCGAGCCCCCGCTTTGCTGCTCGAGCTCTGCGGGTCGCCCAGGTCCTTTGATTTCTCGTAGTTCAGTACTTTCCACTGCTGATTGACGGCCTGCCACCGTTTGAAGATCCGGTACACCGAAGATCCCTCGTGGATGATGAGGCCTGggcaggaagaaggagaagaagaagaagaagaagaagaagtgaaggGCACTGGATGATCAAAGGTCAAAGGCCCGCATGCGGCATCATAACAGGGAGGAGCTTTCCGTCTCGCCTCCTCGCGTCGACAGTAATGATCACAGTGCCGATATCCGACGCCATGTGTTCTGAGTGTTGTCTCACGTGTGCCACTCAGAATCACAACCGTCAGCCAGGTTGCCCCCTTAAAAACAGAGTGTGTTGTTCtctttgacatttttcaaatgctTTCACAGTGGAGTCGTCATCGTCCCACTTTGCACCATCTGCTTATTGTGTTTGGTTTCTGTGTAATTTCGTGTGACCTTAACAACCAACAGAATGTGAACTGAATACATGTTTTGTACGTTGTCCCTGCATAATGCAACCTTATgttaattcaaatatttttgtcCTCTTGTTGCATAATGTATCCCTTCGTGCTCTGCAACCTAAACCTTCTACTACGCCCGACTTTTCATGTTATTTCCCTCAACAATTTGTCCCAAACTGCTGCTGCCAAAGCTATTCATGCAGTAATACTGGCGTGTGGTGTTATGTTTGCACATCTTGGCGTCCACTTTTCCGTTGTGTTTACCTATGCACACGATGTCCATGAAGCCGTACATGCCGTAGCAGATTTGGAAGAGCAGGTCCTGACGTTGCCACTTGGCCGAGGGGCTGAGGGAGGACCAGATGAGCCAGGAGATGCTGGCGATGAGGAACAGGGAGCCCAGAATAATGGCGGCTATCTGCACCTTCTCTATCACCGTCAGAGAGATGGCCTGCCactggtggaggagaaagaTGTGTCAATGAGTACCGGAAGGCATACTTTGATTCTTTACTTGTAGAGTACTgatataataatgaaaagaaaggcTGAAAGTGGAAGGTTTGCATTCAAAGTCCTAAACAAACTCAAGGTTATTTTTGTCCACgtattcatttctgtttttttcaggaGATTAGTAGA
This sequence is a window from Pungitius pungitius chromosome 1, fPunPun2.1, whole genome shotgun sequence. Protein-coding genes within it:
- the marchf9 gene encoding E3 ubiquitin-protein ligase MARCHF9 gives rise to the protein MFKYRIRMFFNELKVLVFMRSDTRQSGSDTERRPATMRGLGMGGCGWPPFVDCHSRDDEEEYYGSDPRPRSLAFEDKEPKLQVGLDAVSLASSTSSQRTPQCRICFQGPEQGELLSPCRCDGSVRCTHQPCLIRWISERGSWSCELCYFKYQVLAISTKNPLQWQAISLTVIEKVQIAAIILGSLFLIASISWLIWSSLSPSAKWQRQDLLFQICYGMYGFMDIVCIGLIIHEGSSVYRIFKRWQAVNQQWKVLNYEKSKDLGDPQSSSSKAGARNSRGNPHGLASSSGGRQSRRLRTILNHHCGYTILHILSQLRPNDPRIGAAGNREVVMRVTTV